In the genome of Terribacillus sp. FSL K6-0262, one region contains:
- a CDS encoding ABC transporter ATP-binding protein, whose amino-acid sequence MQKQPAVEIKQVTKVIRGRKIIDGINFSIYPGEVFGFLGPNGAGKTTTIRMIVGLMGMTDGDILIKGNSIKTSHGAAMKHIGAIVENPEMYKYLTGYQNLMHFGRMSDGVDRKRIDEVIELVGLQKRIHDKVKTYSLGMRQRLGIAQALLHRPAVLILDEPTNGLDPAGIREMREYIRNLAEAEGLAVIVSSHLLSEMELMCDRIGVLQHGKMLGVQQVHEMSDEQTQMVRFQVEPVEQAAIVLGDMGSKKPQIKDKQVIMELTRDEIPAAAAKLTKEAISIYGIQAETKTLEETFLELTGGKEIV is encoded by the coding sequence ATGCAAAAGCAGCCAGCAGTTGAAATAAAGCAGGTTACGAAAGTGATACGCGGCCGAAAGATCATCGACGGCATCAATTTTTCCATCTATCCCGGGGAGGTATTCGGCTTTTTAGGGCCGAATGGAGCCGGCAAGACAACGACGATCCGGATGATTGTTGGACTGATGGGGATGACGGACGGAGATATCCTCATCAAAGGCAATAGCATCAAGACCTCCCATGGTGCGGCCATGAAGCATATCGGCGCTATCGTGGAGAATCCGGAGATGTATAAGTATCTCACCGGTTACCAGAATCTTATGCATTTTGGAAGAATGAGCGATGGCGTGGATAGGAAACGGATTGATGAGGTCATCGAGCTTGTGGGCCTTCAGAAACGAATTCATGACAAGGTAAAAACCTATTCCCTTGGGATGAGACAGCGTCTTGGCATTGCCCAGGCACTGCTCCATCGTCCTGCTGTCCTCATCCTCGACGAACCGACGAATGGGTTGGATCCTGCCGGGATCCGCGAGATGCGTGAATATATCCGCAACCTGGCCGAGGCGGAGGGGCTGGCTGTCATCGTATCCAGTCACTTATTGAGCGAAATGGAACTGATGTGTGATCGGATCGGAGTCCTGCAGCATGGCAAGATGCTTGGGGTACAGCAAGTACATGAAATGTCGGATGAACAAACTCAAATGGTCAGATTCCAGGTCGAACCGGTGGAGCAAGCGGCAATTGTCCTGGGTGATATGGGCAGCAAGAAACCACAGATCAAGGACAAGCAAGTCATCATGGAGCTGACACGCGATGAGATACCTGCCGCTGCTGCCAAGCTGACGAAGGAAGCGATCAGTATCTATGGCATCCAAGCAGAAACGAAGACATTGGAAGAAACATTCCTGGAATTGACTGGAGGGAAAGAAATTGTCTAG
- a CDS encoding GNAT family N-acetyltransferase, protein MINWLTRLQAAEVKPMFKIREAKVSDYDQVAVLYKELYNTHYQNQPEYFAKKAEPLDRHVFESNIYLDNKKVFLVEKGKEVMAFATIRIKNETISHHAHIFIEEFCVRSDMRGKGIGGHLFEKIKRYGKKIGATEIELNVWNFNTRAEDFYVKMGMQPRSKRMGISLK, encoded by the coding sequence ATGATAAACTGGTTAACAAGACTACAAGCTGCAGAGGTGAAGCCGATGTTCAAGATCCGCGAGGCAAAGGTCTCTGATTACGACCAAGTCGCTGTCCTGTACAAGGAATTATACAATACACATTATCAAAATCAGCCGGAGTATTTCGCCAAGAAGGCGGAACCGCTGGATCGGCATGTGTTTGAAAGCAATATTTATTTGGATAATAAAAAAGTGTTCCTAGTGGAAAAAGGAAAGGAAGTCATGGCATTTGCTACGATAAGGATAAAAAATGAAACGATTTCACATCATGCGCATATCTTCATCGAGGAATTCTGCGTCCGGTCCGATATGCGAGGCAAAGGAATCGGCGGTCATCTATTCGAGAAAATCAAGCGCTATGGCAAGAAAATCGGAGCTACAGAAATCGAGTTGAATGTGTGGAATTTCAATACCAGAGCTGAAGATTTCTATGTGAAGATGGGCATGCAGCCCCGTTCCAAACGAATGGGGATATCATTGAAATAA
- a CDS encoding organic hydroperoxide resistance protein: MSDVLFTSHAKATGGREGHVKSDDGLIDLDLVQPGSKGDREGSNPEQLFAAGYSACFDGAFNHVARLERKRVETETSVDVSLLKDGDGFKIAAAITVDVKGVSQEEAEDLLEKTHQFCPYSKATRGNIDVDLKVNVTE, from the coding sequence ATGAGTGATGTATTGTTCACATCTCACGCAAAAGCAACCGGTGGTCGTGAAGGTCATGTAAAATCTGATGATGGTTTGATCGATCTTGATCTTGTCCAGCCAGGAAGCAAAGGTGACCGTGAAGGTTCCAATCCGGAACAGCTATTCGCAGCAGGCTACTCCGCATGCTTCGACGGTGCTTTCAACCATGTAGCAAGACTTGAACGCAAACGCGTGGAGACAGAAACTTCTGTTGATGTCAGCCTATTGAAAGATGGCGATGGTTTCAAAATCGCCGCAGCTATCACTGTGGACGTAAAAGGCGTTTCCCAGGAAGAAGCAGAAGATCTATTGGAAAAGACACATCAGTTCTGCCCATACTCCAAAGCGACTCGCGGCAACATCGATGTCGATTTGAAAGTGAACGTTACAGAATAA
- a CDS encoding ABC transporter ATP-binding protein, with protein MIEFKDVTKRYMTKTALRDVNLKLEKGKIVGLVGLNGAGKSTTMKLIAGLISPTKGSVELDGEKVTRRVASKVSYLSELDEYYSFYTVQQTIDFHATQFPDFNKGKAEEIRAYMNLDANTKVKHLSKGNRGRLKIILTLSREVPVLLMDEPLSGLDPLVRDSIVKGLITFVDTEKQLLLLSTHQIMEVEMILDEVVAIKDGALVDHRNVEDLRYDEQKGILEWMSSIYE; from the coding sequence ATGATTGAATTCAAAGATGTGACAAAGCGTTATATGACGAAGACGGCATTAAGAGACGTGAATCTGAAGTTGGAAAAAGGCAAAATCGTCGGTCTTGTCGGATTGAACGGAGCGGGTAAATCAACGACGATGAAGCTCATTGCGGGGCTGATCAGTCCGACCAAAGGGTCTGTGGAACTGGATGGAGAGAAAGTGACGCGCCGGGTGGCATCGAAGGTCAGTTATCTTTCCGAGCTTGATGAGTATTACTCCTTCTACACCGTCCAGCAGACAATCGATTTCCATGCGACACAATTCCCTGATTTCAATAAAGGGAAAGCGGAGGAAATACGGGCTTATATGAACCTGGATGCCAACACAAAGGTGAAGCATTTGTCCAAGGGGAATCGCGGCAGACTGAAAATCATCCTCACACTGTCCAGGGAAGTGCCGGTCTTGCTGATGGATGAGCCGCTATCCGGCCTGGATCCGCTTGTGCGGGATTCGATTGTGAAAGGCCTGATTACATTCGTGGATACCGAGAAGCAGCTGCTTCTCCTCTCCACACACCAGATCATGGAAGTGGAGATGATCCTCGACGAAGTGGTCGCTATCAAGGACGGTGCATTGGTCGATCATCGGAATGTGGAAGATCTTCGCTATGATGAGCAGAAAGGCATATTGGAATGGATGAGTTCGATTTATGAGTAA
- a CDS encoding iron-containing alcohol dehydrogenase, producing the protein MDNFTFYNPTKLIFGKDQLDKLKEEIPAYGKKVLLVYGGGSIKRSGLYDKVLKELKEIGAEVFELSGVEPNPRVSTARKGVEICKTEGIDVLLAVGGGSVIDCTKAIAAGAKYDGDVWDIVTKKAFADDALPFGTVLTLAATGSEMNSGSVITNWETNEKYGWGSPHTFPRFSILDPQNTFTVPRDQTIYGIVDMMSHVLEHYFHTTTNTELQDRFCESLLRTVMETGPKLLEDLQNYDYRATILYSGTMALNGVLNMGFRGDWATHNLEHAVSAVHDIPHGGGLAIIFPNWMKHVLDDETAPRFKQLAVRVFGVDPAGKTDKEVALEGIDALRAFWNSIDAPATLRDYDISEDSLELMAEKAYANGEFGGYRKLNKEDSLAIYKASY; encoded by the coding sequence TTGGATAATTTTACGTTTTATAACCCGACAAAATTGATTTTCGGTAAAGACCAATTAGATAAATTGAAAGAAGAAATTCCTGCATACGGAAAGAAAGTATTGCTTGTATATGGCGGCGGCAGCATCAAACGCAGCGGCTTATACGACAAAGTATTGAAAGAACTTAAAGAAATCGGCGCCGAAGTATTCGAGCTGTCAGGCGTGGAGCCGAACCCGCGTGTCTCTACCGCGCGCAAGGGCGTGGAGATCTGCAAAACAGAAGGAATCGATGTCTTGCTTGCTGTTGGCGGCGGCAGTGTAATCGATTGTACAAAAGCCATTGCAGCAGGGGCAAAATATGATGGGGATGTATGGGACATCGTTACGAAGAAGGCATTCGCAGACGATGCCCTTCCATTCGGTACAGTGCTGACGCTTGCGGCGACAGGTTCCGAAATGAACTCCGGTTCTGTTATCACGAACTGGGAAACGAACGAGAAATACGGCTGGGGAAGCCCGCATACATTCCCGAGATTCTCTATCCTGGATCCGCAGAACACGTTCACGGTTCCGCGTGATCAAACCATTTACGGTATTGTCGATATGATGTCACACGTATTGGAGCATTATTTCCATACGACAACCAACACCGAATTGCAGGATCGTTTCTGTGAATCCTTATTGCGGACAGTAATGGAAACTGGTCCGAAGCTGCTTGAGGATCTGCAAAATTACGATTACCGTGCAACCATCCTTTACAGCGGCACGATGGCATTGAATGGCGTGCTGAACATGGGCTTCCGCGGCGACTGGGCGACACATAATCTGGAGCATGCTGTTTCTGCAGTCCATGATATCCCGCATGGCGGCGGTCTTGCCATCATCTTCCCTAACTGGATGAAGCATGTGCTTGATGATGAGACTGCACCTCGCTTCAAGCAGCTTGCTGTCCGTGTCTTCGGTGTCGATCCGGCAGGCAAAACAGATAAGGAAGTTGCGCTTGAGGGAATTGATGCATTACGGGCATTCTGGAACAGCATCGATGCCCCGGCAACACTTCGTGACTACGATATTTCCGAGGACAGCTTGGAATTGATGGCTGAAAAGGCTTATGCCAACGGTGAATTCGGCGGATATCGCAAACTGAATAAAGAAGATTCGCTTGCCATCTACAAAGCGTCTTATTGA
- the yidC gene encoding membrane protein insertase YidC — protein MQRTSVSTFFKKYGIILSSIILIALLSGCQGSSGGASDEGWFNHYFISPFSYLIKLIASNFNDDYGISVILITLAVRLILMPLMLMQLKKGYETQEKMKLFKPELDALQAKYKNKTDAESRQKQQQEMMELYRKHGMNPFSAMGCLPLLIQMPFLIGFYSAIRNTPEIATHDFLWFNLGTPDIALTVIAMAVYWLQYRVSQIGVDPARRQQARMIGIISPLMIGFISFSSPAVLPLYWAVGGLFVICQTLLAKFLFQRRK, from the coding sequence TTGCAGCGCACATCTGTATCCACTTTCTTTAAAAAGTACGGTATCATCTTAAGTTCCATCATTCTGATTGCATTACTTTCCGGATGCCAGGGCTCCAGCGGAGGAGCATCCGATGAGGGATGGTTCAATCATTATTTCATCAGTCCGTTCTCTTATCTGATCAAGCTGATTGCCAGTAACTTCAATGACGATTACGGAATAAGCGTCATTTTGATCACGTTGGCTGTACGTCTCATCTTGATGCCTTTGATGCTGATGCAGCTGAAAAAGGGCTACGAAACACAGGAAAAAATGAAGCTGTTCAAGCCAGAGCTGGATGCCTTGCAGGCCAAATACAAAAATAAAACGGATGCCGAGTCCCGCCAAAAGCAGCAGCAGGAAATGATGGAGCTTTATCGGAAGCACGGCATGAATCCTTTCTCTGCAATGGGATGTCTTCCTCTTTTGATCCAGATGCCGTTTCTGATCGGCTTCTATTCCGCCATCCGTAATACACCCGAGATTGCCACACATGATTTTCTTTGGTTCAATCTTGGGACACCCGATATTGCCCTAACAGTGATCGCCATGGCAGTTTACTGGCTGCAATACCGCGTTTCCCAGATCGGCGTGGACCCGGCAAGAAGGCAGCAAGCCCGTATGATCGGTATCATATCCCCGCTTATGATTGGCTTCATTTCCTTCAGCTCCCCCGCTGTACTGCCGCTCTATTGGGCTGTCGGAGGTTTGTTCGTGATCTGCCAGACCTTGCTGGCAAAGTTTTTATTCCAACGGAGAAAATGA
- a CDS encoding SDR family oxidoreductase, translated as MTQQPNQKYRPVQPGTNFYFPPQHQEQQPGIEGLMQPRPIIETDAYKGSGKLEGKVAIITGGDSGIGAAAAIAFAKEGADVVIPYYYEYENEDAGRTKNRIEQLGQRCTLIVGDLRSESHCRAVVERTIQTYGKLDILVNNHGVQFPQDSLTDISTAQWDATFHTNIFAFFYLTKAALPYLRRGSTIVNTTSVTAYEGRPDLIDYVCTKGAIVGFTRALSQNLATKGIRVNGVAPGPIWTPLIPSSFSAEDVATFGQDVPMKRAGQPYELAPAYVYLASEDSSYVTGQIIHVNGGTMVSS; from the coding sequence TTGACGCAGCAACCCAATCAAAAATACCGGCCGGTCCAACCCGGCACGAACTTTTACTTTCCGCCTCAGCATCAGGAGCAGCAGCCTGGCATAGAGGGGCTGATGCAGCCGAGGCCAATCATCGAGACAGATGCATATAAAGGATCAGGTAAGCTGGAAGGGAAAGTAGCCATCATCACCGGGGGCGACAGCGGCATCGGAGCGGCTGCAGCCATCGCTTTTGCCAAAGAAGGTGCCGATGTTGTCATCCCTTATTATTATGAGTACGAAAACGAAGATGCCGGACGAACAAAGAACCGTATCGAGCAGCTTGGTCAGCGCTGCACATTGATAGTTGGCGATTTGCGGAGTGAATCGCATTGCCGGGCTGTTGTCGAGCGTACCATCCAAACTTATGGAAAGCTGGATATCCTTGTGAACAACCATGGGGTCCAATTCCCTCAGGACTCCTTGACGGATATTTCCACCGCACAATGGGATGCAACATTTCATACAAATATTTTTGCTTTCTTCTATTTGACAAAAGCAGCACTCCCGTATTTGAGAAGAGGAAGTACAATTGTGAATACAACGTCCGTGACAGCTTATGAAGGCAGACCTGACCTGATTGATTATGTCTGCACGAAAGGGGCAATTGTCGGCTTCACCAGGGCGCTATCACAAAACCTTGCGACAAAAGGGATTCGGGTGAATGGAGTGGCACCAGGACCGATCTGGACACCGCTCATCCCTTCCAGTTTCTCTGCTGAGGATGTTGCCACATTCGGCCAGGATGTACCGATGAAACGTGCCGGCCAGCCATATGAGCTTGCCCCGGCATATGTATATCTCGCCAGTGAAGACTCTTCTTACGTCACCGGCCAGATCATTCACGTTAATGGCGGCACTATGGTAAGTTCCTAA
- a CDS encoding ABC transporter permease gives MSRFIKLVRNEHMKTFRRLSTWIMMGIAAALLIAIAGFIAYYTEGSTSDWRTDTEQQIQDIQKQVEAGELDTATAQQDLTTLQYQLDHDIAPVQDDSLAAYMEDVLYNCAPFLILFLAIIAGGIVSSEFGTGTIKLLLTKTPSRFSVLTSKYASMILTTIIFFAFFIGLSFLIGGIFFGFNGFDAKRVVWENGDVVTSNILASTMRDYGLYFVQTLFYATIAFALSTIFRNTALAIGFSIFISLFFPTISFILSRYDWSKYILFNNVDLTVYNPGNVPPVDGMTLGFSIAVLAVYFIIINGITWFSFMKRDVTA, from the coding sequence TTGTCTAGATTCATTAAGCTGGTAAGGAATGAACATATGAAAACATTCCGCCGTCTATCGACATGGATCATGATGGGGATCGCAGCAGCTTTACTGATTGCAATCGCCGGATTCATAGCGTATTACACGGAAGGAAGCACCAGTGATTGGCGGACGGATACAGAACAGCAGATACAGGATATACAAAAACAGGTCGAAGCAGGCGAGTTGGATACCGCCACTGCACAGCAGGATCTGACCACACTTCAGTATCAGCTGGATCACGACATCGCGCCGGTTCAAGATGATTCACTTGCGGCTTATATGGAAGACGTCTTGTATAATTGTGCACCGTTTCTCATTTTGTTCCTTGCCATCATTGCCGGGGGGATTGTCTCATCTGAATTCGGCACAGGCACAATCAAGCTATTGCTTACAAAGACACCTTCCCGATTCAGTGTATTGACTTCCAAGTATGCCAGCATGATCCTTACCACCATCATTTTCTTTGCGTTCTTTATAGGATTGTCTTTCCTCATAGGAGGTATCTTCTTCGGATTTAATGGATTCGATGCGAAGCGGGTGGTTTGGGAAAATGGAGATGTTGTGACAAGTAATATATTGGCCTCCACAATGAGGGATTACGGGCTCTACTTTGTCCAGACCTTGTTCTATGCGACTATCGCATTTGCACTCTCGACCATATTCCGCAATACAGCATTGGCAATCGGGTTCTCTATCTTTATTTCCTTGTTCTTCCCGACCATCAGTTTCATACTTTCCAGATATGACTGGTCAAAATATATCTTGTTTAACAACGTGGACTTGACGGTATATAATCCGGGCAATGTTCCGCCGGTGGATGGCATGACATTGGGCTTCTCCATTGCTGTACTGGCTGTCTATTTCATCATCATCAATGGCATCACCTGGTTCAGTTTCATGAAACGGGATGTCACAGCTTAA
- a CDS encoding glycerol dehydrogenase translates to MEKVFISPSRYVQGKDVLRKAGEYVKKIGDDALVLADEFVWDLAGDTVVENLGQNSIQTKKIVFGGEASTEEIKRIADEGKESNVVIGIGGGKTLDTAKAVADEIGAGVVIMPTTASTDAPTSGLSVIYSEEGTFESYKFYDKNPDLVLVDTKIISQAPPRFLASGIADAMATWVEARASIEGRGTNMAGGLATIAGQAIAEKAEEVLFEYGLLAYEANKRQIVTPALEAVVEANTLLSGLGFESGGLGAAHAIHNGFTALHGEIHNLTHGEKVAFGTLTQLALEDRTLDEINTYIDFYLALGLPVTLEDIKLKDVSDEDLLKVAELAVQEGESIHNLPGTITADQVVDAIKAADQYAKAYKESIGYEA, encoded by the coding sequence ATGGAAAAAGTATTCATCAGTCCAAGCCGGTATGTACAAGGAAAGGATGTGCTTCGGAAAGCTGGCGAATATGTGAAAAAAATCGGGGATGATGCGCTTGTTCTCGCTGATGAGTTTGTATGGGACTTGGCAGGTGATACAGTGGTAGAGAATCTGGGGCAGAACAGTATCCAGACGAAAAAGATCGTATTCGGCGGGGAAGCTTCAACGGAAGAAATCAAACGGATTGCGGATGAAGGCAAGGAAAGTAATGTTGTCATCGGGATCGGAGGCGGCAAGACACTTGATACCGCCAAGGCGGTCGCGGACGAGATTGGGGCTGGAGTCGTCATCATGCCGACGACAGCATCGACTGATGCGCCGACGAGCGGTTTGAGCGTCATCTATTCCGAGGAGGGAACATTCGAGAGCTATAAGTTTTATGACAAGAATCCGGACCTTGTCCTGGTCGATACAAAAATCATCTCTCAAGCGCCTCCGCGTTTCCTGGCTTCCGGTATTGCGGATGCGATGGCCACTTGGGTGGAAGCACGCGCTTCCATAGAAGGCCGCGGCACTAATATGGCTGGCGGGCTGGCAACCATCGCCGGGCAAGCGATTGCCGAGAAAGCGGAAGAAGTATTATTTGAGTACGGTTTGCTTGCTTATGAGGCCAACAAGCGTCAGATTGTCACACCAGCATTGGAAGCAGTGGTCGAAGCAAATACACTGCTCAGCGGACTCGGCTTTGAAAGCGGAGGGCTGGGAGCGGCGCATGCCATCCACAACGGTTTTACCGCCCTGCACGGGGAAATCCATAATCTCACTCACGGGGAAAAGGTCGCCTTCGGTACATTGACGCAGCTGGCCTTGGAGGATCGCACACTGGATGAAATCAACACATACATTGATTTCTATCTCGCTTTAGGGCTTCCAGTTACATTGGAGGATATCAAGCTGAAAGATGTTTCGGATGAAGATTTGCTGAAAGTAGCCGAACTGGCTGTTCAAGAAGGGGAATCCATCCACAATCTCCCTGGTACGATCACGGCAGATCAAGTCGTGGATGCTATCAAAGCAGCGGATCAATATGCCAAAGCCTACAAGGAATCGATTGGGTACGAGGCCTGA
- a CDS encoding processed acidic surface protein has translation MIKKLLVGMIMVLLCLQTAAPRTVFAAIKEKELEAYAAELGTDAEGLNRYLVDFDWGTLEEIDADSVEELREFLGEPVTKENFQAFLDENDYTAEQFDQRLADQGYADKGYTAENILLVTDLYYVMGEPVNAENLQMLADDLGMTEKELADLFAESVLDIYSYAFMDDLYDVIYNDINGVSLHFLLQDVDMSKEGLDQLLADNGVTMDDFASYDELASFIYTESGYDFDMEWESMSPLLQAIGISKEEYRNFYDHLNTVLGGMDDAFFERLFALYDRLESFGDFETINELDDSQREEIVSIWHEAMDLFQLKAKFYLADGTTKQEVTIEELSRIKDIGNQILFVELYDASGNLLMNFSLTGDLVNHEIFEIPAAVEQPKPSVEPAAPKHEAPVKEKAAIPTKTAAETVKEEGKRLPDTASPIGNILAAGTVLMAAGAALYAWNRRKTHSN, from the coding sequence GTGATAAAGAAGCTATTGGTTGGAATGATCATGGTTTTGCTTTGCCTGCAAACAGCGGCCCCTCGGACTGTGTTTGCTGCCATTAAGGAGAAGGAGCTGGAAGCCTATGCAGCTGAGCTCGGTACAGATGCAGAAGGTCTGAATCGTTATTTGGTCGATTTTGACTGGGGGACCCTGGAGGAGATCGATGCTGATTCTGTGGAAGAATTGCGTGAATTTCTCGGTGAACCGGTAACGAAGGAAAACTTCCAAGCTTTTTTGGATGAAAATGATTATACTGCCGAACAATTCGATCAAAGATTGGCAGATCAAGGATATGCTGATAAGGGCTACACTGCCGAGAATATTCTGCTTGTCACGGACCTGTATTATGTGATGGGTGAACCGGTAAATGCCGAAAACCTGCAGATGCTGGCCGATGATCTTGGCATGACCGAGAAGGAATTGGCCGATCTGTTTGCTGAGAGTGTATTAGACATTTACAGCTATGCTTTTATGGATGATTTATATGACGTGATTTACAACGATATCAATGGCGTGTCCTTGCATTTCCTATTGCAGGATGTTGACATGAGCAAAGAAGGATTAGATCAGCTTTTGGCTGATAATGGCGTAACAATGGACGACTTCGCCAGCTACGATGAATTGGCATCTTTCATTTATACGGAGAGCGGCTATGATTTCGACATGGAATGGGAATCCATGAGTCCGTTGCTTCAGGCAATCGGAATCAGCAAAGAGGAATATCGGAATTTCTATGATCATTTAAATACAGTCTTGGGTGGAATGGATGATGCGTTCTTTGAGAGACTGTTTGCATTGTACGATCGCTTGGAATCATTCGGTGACTTTGAAACGATCAATGAATTGGATGACAGCCAGCGTGAAGAGATAGTGTCCATCTGGCACGAAGCAATGGATTTATTCCAGTTAAAAGCTAAATTTTACCTGGCGGATGGAACGACGAAGCAAGAAGTAACAATCGAGGAATTATCCCGTATAAAGGATATCGGCAATCAAATATTGTTTGTCGAGCTGTATGATGCGAGCGGGAACCTGCTGATGAATTTTTCTTTGACTGGTGATCTGGTGAACCATGAAATTTTCGAAATCCCGGCTGCAGTCGAGCAGCCAAAGCCATCAGTGGAACCAGCAGCTCCAAAACATGAAGCACCTGTAAAAGAGAAAGCAGCCATACCGACGAAGACTGCCGCAGAAACAGTGAAAGAAGAAGGGAAGCGTCTGCCGGACACAGCTTCTCCGATTGGTAATATTCTCGCAGCAGGTACGGTATTGATGGCTGCCGGTGCAGCGCTTTACGCATGGAACCGTCGCAAGACACATAGTAATTAA
- a CDS encoding GntR family transcriptional regulator, with the protein MADTFQSSQPIYLQLAERLNRQIVSGELKPGDKLPSVREMAVSSKVNPNTVQRTYRELEASGIVESRRGQGTFVTENEDILLSIREKLKQEQIETFIQVMHDLGYRNEEITKGLQAYLEGDARND; encoded by the coding sequence ATGGCCGATACATTTCAATCATCCCAGCCAATTTATCTGCAGCTGGCAGAACGGCTGAATAGACAGATAGTCAGCGGCGAGCTGAAGCCAGGCGACAAACTGCCTTCAGTACGGGAGATGGCAGTTTCATCGAAAGTAAATCCGAATACGGTACAGCGGACGTACCGCGAACTGGAGGCATCGGGAATCGTGGAATCACGAAGAGGGCAAGGGACATTCGTCACGGAAAATGAAGACATTCTCCTTTCTATACGTGAGAAGCTGAAGCAAGAACAAATCGAGACTTTCATCCAAGTCATGCATGACTTGGGTTATCGGAATGAAGAAATAACAAAAGGGCTCCAGGCCTACTTGGAAGGGGATGCACGCAATGATTGA
- a CDS encoding ABC transporter ATP-binding protein encodes MTEPAMQLIGLKKQIGSKLIVKGLDFDIQPGEVFGFLGPNGAGKTTTIRMMVGLIRISEGDVRILGKSIKTDYKEAIRHVGAIVENPELYGFMSGYKNLLVFSRMIPGITKERIDEVVKLVGLEKRIHQKVKRYSLGMRQRLGIAQALLHNPSILILDEPTNGLDPTGIREIRQYIRRLAEQENVAVIVSSHLLSEMELMCDRIGILKNGELISIQQIQNTEGETPAEVVQIDCPSDYHEKAQRLLQEQFGITAMASSGKLTFPIKREAIPSIIKELARADIEMYGFAVERKTLEDKFLHVIGENSIE; translated from the coding sequence ATGACAGAACCGGCTATGCAGCTGATCGGTCTGAAGAAACAGATCGGCTCCAAACTGATTGTGAAGGGATTGGACTTCGACATTCAGCCGGGCGAGGTATTTGGATTCCTGGGACCGAACGGAGCGGGAAAAACAACGACAATCCGGATGATGGTAGGCTTGATCCGTATTTCGGAAGGGGATGTACGGATACTGGGGAAAAGCATCAAGACGGACTATAAAGAAGCAATCCGCCATGTAGGCGCCATCGTCGAGAACCCGGAATTATATGGATTCATGTCAGGTTATAAGAATTTGCTTGTATTTTCGAGGATGATTCCCGGGATTACGAAAGAGCGAATCGATGAAGTGGTGAAGCTCGTCGGATTGGAAAAACGCATTCACCAAAAAGTAAAGCGATATTCTTTAGGTATGCGGCAGCGGCTGGGCATCGCACAGGCTTTATTACATAATCCATCCATTTTGATTCTGGATGAGCCGACCAATGGATTGGATCCAACAGGAATACGTGAAATCCGCCAATATATACGCAGATTGGCAGAACAGGAAAATGTGGCAGTCATCGTTTCGAGCCATTTGCTTTCTGAGATGGAATTGATGTGTGATCGAATCGGCATCCTGAAAAACGGCGAGCTCATCTCCATCCAGCAAATCCAAAACACGGAAGGGGAAACACCGGCTGAAGTCGTTCAGATCGATTGCCCTTCAGACTATCACGAAAAAGCACAGCGTCTCCTGCAGGAACAATTCGGCATAACTGCAATGGCGAGCAGCGGGAAATTGACATTCCCGATAAAGCGTGAGGCCATCCCATCCATCATCAAGGAACTGGCACGCGCCGATATTGAAATGTACGGCTTTGCAGTGGAACGGAAGACACTGGAGGATAAATTCTTACATGTGATTGGAGAGAATAGCATTGAGTAA